The genomic window GGAGCTGCCCCCGCTCGCATAACCGCGGCCCCTGCTCGCGCCGGAGGTGCCCCCGCTCGCGCCGCCGTGGCTCCACTCGGGTCGGAGCTGCCCCCATTCGTGCCACCGCGGCCGTGGTGCTCCTGCTCACGCCGATGCGGGCCGACGGTGCAGCTCCAAGCGCGGTGCTCTCCGCCTCCGCCTCAGCAGCTCGAACCCCAGCAGCCGCGCGCGCCTTCCCTCGCCGTCAGCCCGATCCCCCGCCGGGCGCCATGCTCCTGTTCGGGGGATGGCATAGCGCTCCAACGAGCCAGTTAGATGATGTGTCAACCGGTCCTGCTTTAAGATCCGTGATCATCATCAGATGATTACAACAACGTCAGGACGAAGTGTCTTCGTGCACACGTGTGCCATTTATCATTTAGGTAGAAAATGGACTTGCccaaatttaaaaatcaggtaACTTACATATAGTTAATGGATGAGAATTAGCATATCTGTAAAGAGAGAGGGAGGGGGGAGCCGATTTGCAGACACCATGCATGCCGATGCCGCCGCCGCGCGCATCGATGACCATCATCTGCCACTGCGCACTCGGTCACCTCCTAAGTTGCCGCTCCATCTTTTGCTCCCCAGCGGTTCCTGGCTTCCTGCTCGcccggcctctcctcctctctATCTCTTCCCGTCCTCTCCCTCACGCGCGTTTGGATCGACCCCCGGTGAAGCTGCATGCGCTGAGGGCGACAACGTACCGTCCCACCGTACATGTGCATGTGGTGTGGAAGGGAAGGAGAGACGAAAGAGAACGATCGACCCGTCAATTGGTGATCACCGTGGGCAGGCACGTCGTCGTAGGTAGGTGGTGCATGCATgagcaagaagaagagagaaggaggcggaggaggaaaaGGCGGTGGGGGAGGGGCTCATCAGCacaggggaggcggcggcgggccgaCGGCGGTAACGGATGTGCTCTCCATGGACGGCGGCCTCCGCGAGGTGTCGGTCTCGGTCGTCTTCTCCGTCTGGTGTCTCCTTTTCCTCCTGCGCTCCCAGTTCCTCAACAGCCAGACCGACGACCCTTCCGGTAACTATCTTCTTCTATCCCCTTCCCTTCGATGCCGCGATGCCGATCCGTCTCGTCGTCATGTCTGCGTGGTTGAATGAACCGGTGGATCGGTCGGCGCAGATTTCTACGGCGAGCGCGACAACTACTGCAAGGTCATGCCACTGGAGGCATACATATTCCCGGCCGATAACGCCTCCTCCCCGACGTGCCaatcctcctcctcgccgcaccGCCCAGCTGAAGCGCTACCACCGTCCAACGCAAGCGGCGGCAACTCGTCGACCGAGGCGGCCTTTGTGGAGCTGGACGAGTTCCGGAGCCGCATCCTGCAGGGCAAGGCCGACAACGACAGCGGCCGGCACCACCAGCGCGTCGCCGACGGCGCCACGCACCGCCTCGAGCCTAGCGGCGCCGAGTACAACTACGCGGCGGCGTCCAAGGGAGCCAAGGTGCTCGCCCATAACAAGGAGGCCAAGGGCGCCTCGAACATCCTCGACGGCGACAAGGACCGCTACCTCCGCAACCCGTGCTCCGCTgacgacaagttcgtcgtggtgcAGCTCTCCGAGGAGACGCTGGTCCACACCGTGGCGCTGGCTAACCTGGAGCACTACTCCTCCAACTTCAGAGACCTGGAGCTGTACGGCAGCCTGAGCTACCCGGGGGAGGCGTGGGAGCTGCTGGGGCGGTTCACGGCGGAGAACGCCAAGCACGCTCAGCGCTTCGTGCTGGCGGAGCCCCGGTGGACGCGCTACCTCCGGCTGCGCCTCGTCAGCCACTACGGCTCCGGGTTCTACTGCATCCTCAGCTACCTCGAGGTGTACGGCATCGACGCCGTGGAGCGGATGCTGCAGGACTTCGTCGTCAGCCACAGCCCCGACGCGGACGCCGCAaaggccgccgccgacgcccgtaAGGACAGCGGCCACAACGACACCGCCGGCTCCCAGGTCAACGCCAGGCAGGTGGAGGGCAGCGGGCGGAACGACAGCGCCGGCGACGTGGCCAAGAACAACGGCTCGAGGGTGGCGGACGGGAAGCCCGCGCAGGCGCAGGGCAAGGAGGCGGTGAAGCAGGCGACGGGGCGGGTGCACGGCGACGTGGTGCTCAAGATCCTGATGCAGAAGCTGAGGTCCCTGGAGCTGGGGCTGTCGACGCTGGAGGACTACACCAAGATGCTGAACCAGAGGTACGGCGGCAAGCTGCCGGACCTGCACAACGGGCTGACGCAGACAGGCAAGGAGCTGGAGAAGATGAAGGCGGACGTGGAGGAGCTGGTGGAGTGGAAGGACAAGGTGGTACGTACTCAGTTCGTTCGCCCCAACCTTGTGTGATGCATGCAACTGAAAGGGCAAGTGGTTTGAATTTCTTTTGTTGTCTCTCGTTTTGGTTCAGGCGAGGGATGTGGGAGAGCTGAGGGACTGGAAATCAAGCGTCTCGAGGAAACTAGACCATCTGGTCAGGGAGAACGCGGCGATGAGGCAAGGACCCATCACCCATGCCATGATACGCGACGAGGTAAAGCGGCCGGATCGGGATTGTTTTGACGTGGATGTGCGCGCAGGTGGGATGTGGAGGAGATGAGGAGCATCCAGGAGACGCTTCAGAACAAGGAGCTGTCGGTGCTTTCCATCAGCCTCTTCTTGGCGTGCGTCGCGCTCTTCAAGCTGGCGTGCGACCGCTTGCTGCTGCTCTTCGCCAGCAAGGAGGAGGACGGGGCAGGGACGGGGTGGATGCTCGTGTTGGCGGCCAGCAGCCTCACCACCCTCATCGTGCTGCTCTACAGCTGAATGATTTGTTAGGCATATAGAATAATAATAATGACTCCTTTGCGAGCTAGACCTCGTTACCTTCTTTCTGGTCATGTTATGACTTAGCAAGTCATTAGGCAATCTAATTCTCCCCTCGTTTAGCACAGTTAGTCTTGTTTTACAAGAGAAATAAAGTACAAGAAAAATGGGAATACTGTGCGGTGTGTTAGCGAGGCTTTCAACCATCACTGCTTAAACTCACTGAaaaaaatagcacgctatagcgtcgctaatagcacgctatagcatattGAGAATTGCCTCGCTAAATATATCGGTGTACAACATCTCGccaatagcacgctatagcatgcTAATAGCATATTTTTAGGTCGCCGCTATTTTgctgtagcgcgctatttttttcattgtTAAACTACAAGACCGCTATGGAAGACATAACGAGGAACCAATGAAAAAGGTCATGCAATACTTTCGTCTGCAACGAGAAATGGGTTCATTTCATACCAGACAACACAAGAGTGGTGCAGCAGGCGTCAGTGGAACAAGTTACAGACCACAAAAAAAATAATGGACAATTGAGCGAGCAAATTATTGAGGCACTGTTGCAATTGTGTGCTCGTCTTGCTGGCATTCAGCACTGAAACTTTTCAGAAACAAAATTGTGAAACAAGACAGGTAATTTCGACAAGCATCAGCTAACAGTATTTATAAGGCGCGCCTCGGCATCTAATTCAGACCTTATAGCCGGTTAAGGTGAATCCTCTGCCTGCAATCTCGCCTATGCAGAACCATGCATAAAGCTCAACCCCAAACAGTGTTGCAATTCCAAGGTCCTCCACCCTGAGCTCCTTCCTATTCTTCCAAAGCTGCTTGACACCATCAACCTCCTTCCACAATGCTTCATAGCGGCCTGGTAGACTGAAGAAAACAGCAAATATATACAAGCCACTGATCAGACTCCAGAGAACAAAGGAATGGCTTAAGCACAATAGAAAACATTCACAGCGGCAAGGAAAAACAAGCAAAATTCCTTGCACTGATCAGCATAGCTGTGCATCATCAAATTACGGCTCATGAAAGATATAGTGTTGCACTCCATTTGAAGATAGCAAAAGCGTAAATATACCAAATGGAGAACCGGGCCTATGGGGAACTAGCCCATGTGGCTTAGTATTGGTTATGAAGAACAGCCATGACCACTACTGCAGCGACCAGGCCTTGAACATGGGCTTCCCATGCAATCACACCACTGGCCAGCTGAAGCCCAGTTCTCAACACGGAAAAATACACGTTTAGTCCTCTCCTACAAGTGCAGCCGTAGTCTGGTCTTCCTACCACACACAACAACTAATCACTATTGTACCGCGTACCATCTGGAAGTTGCATTACCAAGGTAAACATGGCTCATGGCACAGCATTTGCCACAATGTCAAATAAAAATCTGTGATAGGGAATGCAAGTTGGAAAACAATGCATTGAACAGTTCAAATTGGCAAACAATCTTGATTAATCATATTGTGTCAAACTAAACCGCTGGTTAAGTCATCGTTAAAGGAATATATGAATGTATCAATCATGATTCAACTGGTGATGTAAGTTTGCTTGAAACCGAACTCAGCTAGTTCTCTGGTTCAGCAAAACAAGGTTATGACCAGGTCAAGTGTCCATCCCATCCTATATCTCAAACTACTAGAGTGAAGTTCATAATATTTCCAAAAAGGACCACATGAATCTGGATTATATAACCACTCATGGATACCTCGAAAtgtaaacaacaacaacaacaacaacacacaacCAGAATACGGATGCACTTGACTGAGGTTGCACTTTTTGCACAAAGTAGCTAATAAGACCAAAGATTCAAAACATACAGAAGTCaagaagcaacgaaactcaaggtTTTACTATGTCAGTCAGTCAAACCTGCCCATACATGTAGAAATATCCTACACTCTTCTTGCCAATAACTCAGATCAGCATGATATTTTGATGAAATATTTGCAGGCAACAGTTGAATCGATTTCTTTGCAAACATGCAGAAAAATGACAAATGTTTCACAGAGAGCTATATGTGCTAAGACTCACTTCTCGAATATCATACATAGTAGATTACCTTTTATTTATGATATATCGACTTCACAAGAGACTATGCTTTCACCTAAACAATCGTCCTTTATGCTACATCTGTGATGTCTCCATGCAACATGGGTCaaagaaaaatataaaaaacatagcaacaaaataaagcTGCACAGGTGATCAGGCATAAGCATGGCATATATTGTTTCCATTACGAAATCTCAAACTTGTGCCAACTCCAGGACAGACATATttccctcacacattgcatgacttGCAGAATTGTGATTTATCCATTAAAACCAATTATTGAACATTGCATATCTTGTTCGATTTAAGTGACAGTTATCATTTCAAGGAACAAAGGTGCATCTCCATCCACATACAAAGTTTAGCAATCATAAATAGTGCTCTACAAGAGGGTCATCCAGTTAGGAGCAGGCGACACTGTCCCACCACGCACACCTAGCTGAATTGCTCTGTCCTGGTAGCTGCCCAGAGTAAGCATCATGTGAGCAATTAGCATAGTCCCTGCCTAGCAAAGCATAAGCACCGGCTCACAGTCAAAAAAAAAGCATAAGCCCCGGCTAACTAGAAATTGCTGATGTAGCAACGGTCTTCCCCCAACCACTCAGATTTGAGCTACATTGTGGATGGCACATACAAGAGATCTCCAAAATTCCCGTATGCTAAAGTTCATAAATAGTGCAGAAAGTGAAGAACTAGACAATCGCTCAATCGTCCAGTCACAAGTGGCAGAGGCTATACATTGAACACTTTATATCTAATTTATGTAAAGAAGTTTGTATCCACCAAATACATCGATAACTAACCGTAGAAGGCCACACATTGCCACAGACACGAGTGGACCACCCCATACTACGATCCGGTCCAGCTAGGCAGGCAGTAATAGAGATGGTAGGCAATTACGGGGCAAACCTCAACCACACCATGACCACCCCCGTTGCTACAAGCACAAGCAGATCCACTGATACTGCGCAACAGCCCCGATTGGAACCACACCACATGTACAGACGGTTGGACACATAAATCATTCAGGGGCTTTACCTAGCGAGGCGCGTGTAGAAGAGCTGCTTGGAGAGCTCCTGGCACTTCTCCACGGAGGGAGGCTGCACGACGTACTGCTTGTTCTTCTCCATCGCCTCCTTGTAGTAGGCGCCGCCGTGCTTCGAGGCGAATTCCGCCGCCTGCGCCGCCTTGGTCCGCAGCTGCGCGagcctcgccgccatcgccgccggaaCCTACGATGCGCACGCGGAAAGGGGTCAAATCGAAAGTATCAGATCTGGTTGCG from Triticum aestivum cultivar Chinese Spring chromosome 3B, IWGSC CS RefSeq v2.1, whole genome shotgun sequence includes these protein-coding regions:
- the LOC123070056 gene encoding SUN domain-containing protein 5 isoform X2 yields the protein MSKKKREGGGGGKGGGGGAHQHRGGGGGPTAVTDVLSMDGGLREVSVSVVFSVWCLLFLLRSQFLNSQTDDPSDFYGERDNYCKVMPLEAYIFPADNASSPTCQSSSSPHRPAEALPPSNASGGNSSTEAAFVELDEFRSRILQGKADNDSGRHHQRVADGATHRLEPSGAEYNYAAASKGAKVLAHNKEAKGASNILDGDKDRYLRNPCSADDKFVVVQLSEETLVHTVALANLEHYSSNFRDLELYGSLSYPGEAWELLGRFTAENAKHAQRFVLAEPRWTRYLRLRLVSHYGSGFYCILSYLEVYGIDAVERMLQDFVVSHSPDADAAKAAADARKDSGHNDTAGSQVNARQVEGSGRNDSAGDVAKNNGSRVADGKPAQAQGKEAVKQATGRVHGDVVLKILMQKLRSLELGLSTLEDYTKMLNQRYGGKLPDLHNGLTQTGKELEKMKADVEELVEWKDKARDVGELRDWKSSVSRKLDHLVRENAAMRWDVEEMRSIQETLQNKELSVLSISLFLACVALFKLACDRLLLLFASKEEDGAGTGWMLVLAASSLTTLIVLLYS
- the LOC123070056 gene encoding SUN domain-containing protein 5 isoform X1, which gives rise to MSKKKREGGGGGKGGGGGAHQHRGGGGGPTAVTDVLSMDGGLREVSVSVVFSVWCLLFLLRSQFLNSQTDDPSDFYGERDNYCKVMPLEAYIFPADNASSPTCQSSSSPHRPAEALPPSNASGGNSSTEAAFVELDEFRSRILQGKADNDSGRHHQRVADGATHRLEPSGAEYNYAAASKGAKVLAHNKEAKGASNILDGDKDRYLRNPCSADDKFVVVQLSEETLVHTVALANLEHYSSNFRDLELYGSLSYPGEAWELLGRFTAENAKHAQRFVLAEPRWTRYLRLRLVSHYGSGFYCILSYLEVYGIDAVERMLQDFVVSHSPDADAAKAAADARKDSGHNDTAGSQVNARQVEGSGRNDSAGDVAKNNGSRVADGKPAQAQGKEAVKQATGRVHGDVVLKILMQKLRSLELGLSTLEDYTKMLNQRYGGKLPDLHNGLTQTGKELEKMKADVEELVEWKDKVARDVGELRDWKSSVSRKLDHLVRENAAMRWDVEEMRSIQETLQNKELSVLSISLFLACVALFKLACDRLLLLFASKEEDGAGTGWMLVLAASSLTTLIVLLYS
- the LOC123070057 gene encoding uncharacterized protein; its protein translation is MAARLAQLRTKAAQAAEFASKHGGAYYKEAMEKNKQYVVQPPSVEKCQELSKQLFYTRLASLPGRYEALWKEVDGVKQLWKNRKELRVEDLGIATLFGVELYAWFCIGEIAGRGFTLTGYKV